In one Oceanibaculum indicum P24 genomic region, the following are encoded:
- a CDS encoding ABC transporter ATP-binding protein yields the protein MTSATAERLDAATEPAGALLSVNNIEVIYDHVILVLKGVSLEVPQGGIVALLGANGAGKSTTLKSISNLLRAERGEVTKGSVHFDGTRIDGLTPDALVRMGVIQVMEGRHCFEHLTVEENLLTGAYTRKEGRQAIADDLELVYHYFPRLKERRTSLAGYTSGGEQQMCAIGRALMSRPKIILLDEPSMGLAPQLVEQIFEIVKQLNEKEGVSFLLAEQNTNVALRYAHFGYILENGRIVLDGAADALRNNEDVKEFYLGLSGAGRKSFRDVKQYRRRKRWLG from the coding sequence ATGACCAGCGCAACCGCAGAAAGACTGGACGCCGCCACAGAACCGGCCGGGGCGCTGCTCTCGGTGAACAATATCGAGGTCATCTATGACCATGTGATCCTGGTGCTGAAGGGTGTCTCCCTCGAAGTGCCGCAGGGCGGCATCGTCGCGCTGTTGGGCGCCAACGGGGCGGGCAAGAGCACCACGCTGAAATCGATTTCCAACCTGCTGCGCGCGGAGCGCGGCGAGGTCACCAAGGGTTCCGTCCATTTCGACGGCACACGCATCGACGGGCTGACACCGGACGCGCTGGTGCGCATGGGCGTTATCCAGGTGATGGAAGGCCGCCACTGTTTCGAGCATCTGACGGTCGAGGAGAATCTGCTGACCGGCGCCTATACCCGCAAGGAAGGCAGGCAGGCCATCGCCGACGATCTGGAGCTGGTCTATCATTATTTCCCGCGCCTGAAGGAACGGCGGACCAGCCTGGCCGGCTATACGTCGGGCGGCGAGCAGCAGATGTGCGCCATCGGCCGCGCGCTGATGAGCCGGCCGAAGATCATCCTGCTCGATGAGCCGTCCATGGGCCTTGCGCCGCAGCTGGTCGAGCAGATTTTCGAGATCGTGAAGCAGCTGAACGAGAAGGAGGGCGTGTCCTTCCTGCTGGCCGAGCAGAATACCAATGTGGCGCTGCGCTACGCCCATTTTGGCTACATCCTGGAAAATGGCCGGATCGTGCTGGATGGCGCTGCCGATGCCCTGCGCAACAATGAGGATGTGAAGGAATTCTACCTCGGCCTGTCGGGTGCCGGCCGCAAGAGCTTCCGCGACGTGAAGCAGTATCGCCGGCGCAAGCGCTGGCTCGGCTAG
- a CDS encoding ABC transporter substrate-binding protein, translating to MNIRKLLLTAASAAVVAAPLLAAPIVAKAEQFIPLLVYRTGPYAPSGIPLANGFVDYFELINARDGGVNGVKISWEECETSYNNDRGVECYERLKKQGATGASLVNPYSTGITYALIERATADKIPVFSMGYGRADATIGSVFPYVFTAPATYWAGADAIIQYIQAQEKGSLKGKKIALVYHDSAYGKEPIATLQALGKQEGYSLNLFPVAHPGLEQKATWLQIGRQLRPDWVIMWGWGVMNATAIKEAAAVGFPMEKFIGIWWSGSEADVKPAGAAAKGYKSAQFTGTGTGAPIHAQIREQLYAKNMGIGKDTFGEVLYNRGLVNAAIAVEAIRTAQGKFGNKPLTGEQVQWGFENLNMTQEVIDKLGLTGLMSPIKLSCNDHEGGGAVVIQQWDGKNWNYVSDFINPRREMLTKMYEASAMQYAKEKNITPRDCKM from the coding sequence ATGAACATCAGGAAGTTGCTTCTGACCGCCGCCAGTGCGGCGGTGGTTGCGGCCCCGCTGCTGGCGGCGCCGATCGTGGCCAAGGCGGAGCAGTTCATCCCGCTGCTGGTCTATCGCACGGGCCCCTACGCGCCGAGCGGCATCCCGCTGGCCAATGGCTTCGTCGATTATTTCGAGCTGATCAATGCCCGCGATGGCGGCGTGAACGGCGTGAAGATCAGCTGGGAAGAATGCGAGACCAGCTACAACAACGACCGCGGCGTCGAATGCTATGAGCGCCTGAAGAAGCAGGGGGCGACCGGTGCCTCGCTGGTGAACCCCTATTCGACGGGCATCACCTACGCGCTGATCGAGCGCGCGACCGCCGATAAGATCCCGGTCTTCTCCATGGGCTATGGCCGTGCGGACGCCACCATAGGCTCGGTCTTCCCCTATGTCTTCACCGCGCCGGCGACCTACTGGGCGGGGGCGGACGCCATCATCCAGTACATCCAGGCGCAGGAGAAGGGCAGCCTGAAGGGCAAGAAGATCGCGCTGGTCTATCATGACAGCGCCTATGGCAAGGAGCCGATTGCCACGCTGCAGGCGCTGGGCAAGCAGGAAGGCTACAGCCTGAACCTGTTCCCGGTCGCCCATCCGGGCCTGGAGCAGAAGGCGACCTGGCTGCAGATCGGCCGCCAGCTGCGGCCGGACTGGGTCATCATGTGGGGCTGGGGCGTGATGAACGCGACCGCCATCAAGGAAGCGGCTGCCGTCGGCTTCCCGATGGAGAAGTTCATCGGCATCTGGTGGTCGGGCTCCGAGGCTGACGTGAAGCCGGCTGGCGCTGCCGCCAAGGGCTACAAGTCGGCCCAGTTCACCGGCACCGGCACCGGCGCGCCGATCCACGCGCAGATCCGCGAGCAGCTCTATGCCAAGAACATGGGCATCGGCAAGGACACCTTCGGCGAGGTGCTCTACAACCGCGGCCTGGTGAATGCGGCGATCGCGGTCGAGGCGATCCGCACCGCGCAGGGCAAGTTCGGCAACAAGCCGCTGACCGGCGAGCAGGTGCAGTGGGGCTTCGAGAACCTGAACATGACCCAGGAAGTGATCGACAAGCTGGGCCTCACCGGCCTGATGTCGCCGATCAAGCTGTCCTGCAACGATCATGAGGGCGGCGGCGCCGTCGTCATCCAGCAGTGGGACGGCAAGAACTGGAACTATGTCTCCGACTTCATCAACCCGCGCCGCGAGATGCTGACCAAGATGTACGAGGCGTCGGCCATGCAGTACGCGAAGGAAAAGAACATCACCCCGCGCGACTGCAAGATGTAA
- a CDS encoding branched-chain amino acid ABC transporter permease has product MIYREAGQFKTSYAADQAIFPIRLDRWGMLVTLFVAFFVIPVVANEYWLLSILVPFLVFSLAAIGLNILTGYAGQLSLGTGGFMACGAFAAYKLSTAFPELNILIVFLLSGGVAAAVGVLFGLPSLRIKGFYLAVATLAAQFFLIWMFNKFGWFNNYSPSGVISAPPRALFGDFYVTGASASPVAKYLFLLGFVAVMALIAKNLTRCKIGRSWMAIRDMDIAAEIIGIRPLMAKLSAFAISSFFIGIAGAMWAFIYTGSVEALAFDINRSFQVLFMIIIGGLGSILGSFLGAAFIVLLPILLNNVPGLIGWQIPVDMIAHLEFMIFGALIIFFLIVEPHGLARLWQIAKEKMRLWPFPY; this is encoded by the coding sequence GTGATTTACCGCGAGGCCGGACAATTCAAGACTTCCTATGCCGCCGACCAGGCGATCTTCCCGATCCGCCTGGACCGCTGGGGCATGCTGGTGACGCTGTTTGTCGCCTTCTTCGTCATCCCGGTGGTGGCCAATGAATACTGGCTGCTGTCGATCCTGGTGCCGTTCCTGGTGTTCTCGCTGGCGGCCATCGGGCTGAACATCCTGACCGGCTATGCCGGGCAGCTCAGCCTGGGGACCGGCGGCTTCATGGCCTGTGGCGCCTTTGCCGCCTACAAGCTGTCCACCGCCTTCCCGGAGCTGAACATCCTGATCGTCTTCCTGCTCTCGGGCGGGGTGGCGGCGGCGGTCGGCGTGCTGTTCGGTCTGCCGTCCTTGCGCATCAAGGGGTTCTACCTGGCAGTGGCGACGCTGGCGGCGCAGTTCTTCCTGATCTGGATGTTCAACAAGTTCGGCTGGTTCAACAATTACAGCCCGTCCGGCGTCATCTCGGCACCGCCGCGCGCGCTGTTCGGCGATTTCTATGTCACCGGGGCCTCCGCCTCGCCGGTCGCGAAATACCTGTTCCTGCTGGGCTTCGTGGCAGTGATGGCGCTGATCGCGAAGAACCTGACACGCTGCAAGATCGGCCGGTCCTGGATGGCGATCCGCGACATGGACATCGCCGCCGAGATCATCGGCATCCGGCCGCTGATGGCCAAGCTGTCGGCCTTCGCCATCTCCTCCTTCTTCATCGGCATCGCCGGGGCGATGTGGGCCTTCATCTATACCGGGTCGGTGGAGGCGCTGGCCTTCGACATCAACCGCTCCTTCCAGGTGCTGTTCATGATCATCATCGGCGGACTGGGCAGCATCCTGGGGTCCTTCCTCGGCGCGGCCTTCATCGTGCTGCTGCCGATCCTGCTGAACAACGTGCCGGGGCTGATTGGGTGGCAGATCCCGGTCGATATGATCGCGCATCTCGAATTCATGATCTTCGGGGCGCTCATCATCTTCTTCCTGATCGTGGAGCCGCACGGGCTTGCCCGGCTCTGGCAGATCGCGAAGGAGAAAATGCGGCTCTGGCCGTTCCCCTACTGA
- a CDS encoding branched-chain amino acid ABC transporter permease gives MFFSWPFFFEVLIGGLLSGVMYSLVALGFVLIFKASGVFNFAQGAMVLFAALTLVGFINMGVPVPLAIVIAIIVMILLAYAVERAVLRPLVNQPPIILFMATIGITFFIDGFGQTLWGSDVYALDIGIPNQPLFFGDILVNSFDLVAAVVAGVLVAVLAVFFQKTRIGRALRAVADDHQAAMSVGIPLRVIWVIVWSVAGLVALVAGIMWGSKLGVQFSLALIALKALPVLILGGFTSIPGAIIGGLIIGAGEKLAEVFIGPFLAGAIEDWFAYMLAMLVLLFRPQGLFGEKIIERV, from the coding sequence ATGTTCTTTTCCTGGCCGTTCTTCTTCGAGGTGCTGATCGGCGGGCTGCTGTCCGGCGTCATGTATTCGCTGGTGGCGCTGGGCTTCGTGCTGATCTTCAAGGCATCCGGCGTGTTCAACTTCGCGCAGGGGGCGATGGTGCTGTTCGCCGCCCTCACGCTGGTCGGCTTCATCAACATGGGCGTGCCGGTGCCGCTGGCCATCGTGATCGCCATCATTGTGATGATCCTGCTGGCCTATGCGGTGGAGCGCGCGGTGCTGAGACCGCTGGTGAACCAGCCACCGATCATCCTGTTCATGGCGACCATCGGCATCACCTTCTTCATCGACGGGTTCGGCCAGACGCTGTGGGGCTCGGACGTCTATGCGCTGGATATCGGCATCCCCAACCAGCCGCTGTTCTTTGGCGATATTCTGGTTAACAGCTTCGACCTTGTGGCCGCCGTGGTGGCCGGTGTGCTGGTCGCGGTGCTGGCGGTGTTCTTCCAGAAGACCCGCATCGGCCGCGCGCTGCGCGCCGTCGCCGACGATCATCAGGCCGCCATGTCGGTCGGCATTCCGCTGCGCGTCATCTGGGTCATCGTCTGGTCGGTGGCGGGGCTGGTGGCGCTGGTCGCCGGCATCATGTGGGGCTCCAAGCTGGGGGTGCAGTTCTCGCTGGCGCTGATCGCGCTGAAGGCGTTGCCGGTGCTGATCCTGGGCGGCTTCACCTCGATCCCCGGCGCCATCATCGGCGGCCTGATCATCGGGGCCGGCGAGAAGCTGGCGGAAGTGTTCATCGGCCCGTTCCTGGCCGGCGCCATTGAGGACTGGTTCGCCTACATGCTGGCCATGCTGGTGCTGCTGTTCCGGCCGCAGGGCCTGTTCGGCGAAAAGATCATCGAGAGGGTGTGA
- a CDS encoding ABC transporter ATP-binding protein, with the protein MAEADSALAQTLAPAPQRGGAPVLRLTDIELGFGGVKAINKVSFEVRKGEILAIIGPNGAGKSSMLNVINGFYKPQLGTIEFQGRTLRAMDPNTAAKNGIARTFQNIALFKGMSTLDNLMTGRLLKMKRGLFWQALYWGPAQKEELEHREAVEKIIDFLEIQAVRRTPVGRLPYGLQKRVELGRALAMEPDILLLDEPMAGMNVEEKEDMCRFILEVNQEFGTTIVLIEHDMGVVMDISDRVVVLDYGVKIADGTPDEVRANQRVIDAYLGVSH; encoded by the coding sequence ATGGCGGAAGCGGATTCGGCACTGGCCCAGACCCTGGCCCCGGCACCCCAGCGCGGCGGCGCGCCGGTGCTGCGGCTGACCGATATCGAGCTGGGCTTCGGAGGCGTGAAGGCGATCAACAAGGTCAGCTTTGAGGTGCGCAAGGGCGAAATTCTGGCGATCATCGGCCCGAACGGCGCCGGCAAGTCCTCGATGCTGAATGTCATCAACGGCTTCTACAAGCCGCAGCTGGGCACCATCGAGTTCCAGGGCCGCACGCTGCGCGCCATGGACCCGAACACCGCCGCCAAGAACGGCATCGCCCGCACCTTCCAGAACATCGCGCTGTTCAAGGGCATGAGCACGCTGGACAATCTGATGACCGGGCGGCTCTTGAAGATGAAGCGCGGCCTGTTCTGGCAGGCGCTCTACTGGGGGCCGGCGCAGAAGGAAGAGCTGGAGCACCGCGAGGCGGTCGAGAAGATCATCGACTTCCTGGAAATCCAGGCGGTGCGCCGCACGCCGGTCGGCCGGCTGCCCTATGGCCTGCAGAAACGCGTGGAGCTGGGCCGGGCGCTGGCGATGGAGCCCGACATCCTGCTGCTCGACGAGCCGATGGCCGGCATGAATGTCGAGGAGAAGGAGGATATGTGCCGCTTCATCCTGGAAGTGAATCAGGAGTTCGGCACCACCATCGTGCTGATCGAGCATGACATGGGCGTCGTGATGGATATTTCCGACCGCGTGGTCGTGCTGGATTACGGCGTGAAGATCGCCGACGGCACGCCCGACGAGGTGCGCGCAAACCAGCGCGTCATCGACGCCTATCTCGGCGTCAGCCACTGA